The Terriglobia bacterium genome includes a region encoding these proteins:
- a CDS encoding roadblock/LC7 domain-containing protein yields the protein MAAADLILLEADHARLVAVLERLRQDANAKLVFLLDKNGQQIALSGDLDAIDPTSLASLTAGNVAATDGLAKLVGEREFSILFHEGEHDNLHINVVAGTAILLVLFDLRSSLGLVRLRVKKATADLGAILEEVAARSDAHPTGAFGARSPFAEITDEDIDALFS from the coding sequence ATGGCCGCTGCAGATCTCATCCTGCTCGAGGCCGATCATGCTCGGCTCGTCGCCGTCCTCGAGCGCCTGCGCCAGGACGCCAACGCGAAGCTCGTCTTCCTGCTGGACAAGAACGGCCAGCAGATCGCGCTTTCGGGGGACCTGGACGCGATCGACCCGACCTCGTTGGCCTCGCTCACCGCGGGCAACGTCGCGGCCACCGATGGTCTCGCGAAGCTCGTCGGCGAGCGCGAGTTCTCCATCCTGTTCCACGAAGGGGAACACGACAACCTGCACATCAACGTGGTGGCGGGGACGGCGATCCTCCTGGTGCTCTTCGATCTCAGGTCGTCGCTCGGTCTCGTGAGGCTCCGGGTGAAGAAGGCGACCGCCGACCTCGGCGCGATCCTCGAGGAGGTCGCGGCGCGCTCCGACGCGCACCCAACGGGGGCGTTCGGCGCGCGATCTCCCTTTGCCGAGATCACCGACGAGGACATCGACGCCCTGTTCAGCTGA
- the recR gene encoding recombination mediator RecR, producing MGALPPPLERLIAELGKLPGIGRKTAQRLAFHLLRAPREEVTALAEALSELRERLRLCSICFNIAEGELCPICADPRRDRTVVCVVEEPANVTALERTHAFRGVYHVLGGALSPLKDVGPDDLRVNELVERTRKEGFREVVLATNPNVEGEATAVHLSRILKPLGVPVTRLAQGLPAGADLEFTDDLTLTRAFEGRREY from the coding sequence ATGGGAGCGCTGCCTCCTCCGCTCGAGCGTCTGATCGCGGAGCTCGGGAAGCTCCCGGGCATCGGCAGGAAGACCGCCCAGCGCCTCGCGTTCCATCTCCTGCGCGCACCTCGGGAAGAGGTCACGGCGCTCGCGGAGGCGTTGTCGGAACTCCGGGAGCGTCTGCGCCTCTGCTCCATCTGCTTCAACATCGCCGAGGGCGAGCTCTGCCCGATCTGCGCCGATCCCCGCCGGGACCGCACGGTCGTCTGCGTGGTCGAGGAGCCCGCCAACGTCACCGCTCTCGAGAGGACCCACGCCTTCCGAGGCGTCTATCACGTCCTCGGCGGCGCGCTATCGCCCCTCAAGGACGTCGGCCCGGACGATTTGCGGGTCAACGAGCTCGTCGAGAGGACCCGAAAGGAGGGTTTCCGGGAGGTGGTTCTCGCGACGAACCCGAACGTCGAGGGGGAGGCGACCGCCGTGCACCTCTCGAGGATTCTGAAGCCCCTCGGCGTCCCGGTCACCCGGCTCGCCCAGGGACTCCCCGCCGGCGCCGATCTCGAATTCACCGACGACCTCACCCTGACCCGCGCTTTCGAGGGCCGGCGGGAGTACTGA
- a CDS encoding YbaB/EbfC family nucleoid-associated protein, which produces MNLGKMMKDLQKMQDKLQAEVEAIEIEATAGGGVVTARMNGKKQLVSLRLVPEAITPDDPGMVEDLVLAAVNEAGRKVDAEVERLTQGMTAGLKMPGMR; this is translated from the coding sequence ATGAACCTCGGAAAGATGATGAAAGACCTTCAGAAGATGCAGGACAAGCTCCAGGCGGAGGTGGAGGCGATCGAGATCGAGGCGACCGCCGGTGGCGGCGTGGTGACCGCCAGGATGAACGGCAAGAAGCAGCTCGTGTCCCTGCGACTCGTCCCCGAGGCCATCACGCCCGACGATCCCGGCATGGTCGAGGATCTGGTCCTGGCGGCGGTCAACGAGGCGGGGCGGAAGGTCGACGCGGAAGTCGAGCGTCTCACGCAGGGAATGACCGCGGGCCTCAAGATGCCCGGGATGCGTTGA